A genomic segment from Methanolobus zinderi encodes:
- a CDS encoding aldo/keto reductase, whose protein sequence is MLYREVPKSGDKLSILGFGAMRLPEKNSGIDHEKATTLIRHAIDNGVNYIDTAWTYHGEESEKFLGDALADGYREKVRIATKMPHWLVSSRQDMDRFLELQLERLRTDNIDYYLIHSLTASGWREIKDKGVLEFVDAAKKDGRIRNAGFSFHDNTEVFKEIVDSYDWDICLIQYNYLDENHQAGTEGLKYAAEKDIGVIVMEPLRGGSLATNIPPEVERIWDEATIKRNPAEWGLRWIWNHPEVTVVLSGMSDISQLDENIRTASEAFPDSLTEDELNTVRRAAKKYKELVTIPCTGCNYCMPCPVGVDIPGCFDLYNSGEIFGHNDSSAKHRYLLYQMGILGERSSASLCVSCGKCVEKCPQQIDIPGKMKEVEAQFERPVVKLKASAMRRILPVFRRVGFLKYR, encoded by the coding sequence ATGCTCTACAGGGAAGTGCCAAAAAGCGGGGATAAACTTTCAATACTTGGCTTCGGGGCCATGAGGCTTCCAGAAAAGAATAGTGGTATCGATCACGAGAAGGCCACCACTCTGATCCGTCATGCCATCGATAACGGGGTAAACTATATCGATACTGCATGGACCTACCACGGTGAGGAAAGTGAAAAATTCCTTGGAGACGCTCTGGCAGACGGTTACAGGGAGAAGGTCAGGATTGCCACAAAAATGCCTCACTGGCTTGTCAGCAGCCGGCAGGATATGGACAGGTTCCTTGAATTGCAGCTGGAGAGACTGCGTACCGATAACATTGACTACTATCTTATCCATTCACTGACAGCCAGTGGATGGAGAGAGATTAAAGACAAAGGAGTGCTGGAATTCGTTGATGCGGCAAAGAAAGACGGTCGCATTAGAAATGCCGGTTTTTCCTTCCATGACAACACAGAGGTTTTCAAAGAGATTGTGGATTCCTATGACTGGGACATCTGCCTGATACAATACAACTACCTTGACGAAAATCACCAGGCAGGAACAGAAGGCCTGAAATACGCTGCTGAAAAAGATATCGGAGTCATCGTAATGGAACCCCTGCGCGGAGGAAGCCTTGCCACAAACATTCCGCCCGAGGTAGAAAGAATCTGGGATGAGGCGACTATCAAGAGAAATCCTGCAGAATGGGGACTACGCTGGATATGGAACCATCCTGAGGTTACTGTGGTCCTCTCAGGGATGAGCGATATCTCACAGCTTGATGAGAATATCCGGACGGCATCTGAAGCCTTTCCTGACTCACTGACCGAGGATGAACTCAATACTGTCCGAAGGGCTGCAAAAAAGTACAAAGAATTAGTGACCATTCCCTGTACAGGTTGCAATTATTGCATGCCATGTCCTGTGGGAGTCGATATTCCCGGATGTTTTGACCTGTATAACAGCGGTGAAATATTCGGACATAATGATAGCAGCGCCAAACACAGGTATCTCCTGTACCAGATGGGCATCCTCGGGGAGAGATCATCCGCCTCACTTTGTGTCAGCTGCGGGAAATGTGTGGAAAAGTGCCCCCAGCAAATCGACATTCCCGGGAAGATGAAAGAGGTGGAGGCTCAGTTCGAGCGGCCTGTGGTAAAGCTCAAGGCTT
- a CDS encoding DNA-3-methyladenine glycosylase family protein: protein MHIFRYGQKELKYLKERDKALGSVIGRIGMLQFEVIPDIFAGLVRSIVFQQISIKAATSIWNRMLGHFKEISPERISSATIEEIQNCGLSARKAISIKEIAMAEMQGELNLSELRNLSDEEVIRRLSALRGIGVWTAEMVLIFSMERPDVVSWSDLGIRQGMMRLYGLKTLTKEQFEKYRKRYSPYGSIASLYLWRLPPDL from the coding sequence ATGCATATTTTCAGGTACGGGCAAAAGGAGCTGAAGTATCTAAAAGAAAGGGACAAAGCACTTGGTTCTGTAATCGGGCGTATCGGGATGTTGCAATTCGAAGTGATACCAGACATATTCGCAGGGCTTGTAAGAAGCATAGTGTTCCAGCAGATATCCATCAAAGCAGCTACCTCGATCTGGAATAGAATGCTTGGACATTTCAAGGAGATCAGCCCGGAAAGAATTTCTTCTGCAACAATTGAAGAAATCCAAAACTGCGGCTTGTCAGCACGTAAAGCAATATCCATCAAAGAAATTGCTATGGCTGAGATGCAGGGAGAGCTGAATCTGTCGGAATTACGTAACCTTTCTGACGAGGAAGTTATCAGACGCCTTTCAGCACTGAGAGGTATAGGTGTCTGGACAGCGGAGATGGTCCTGATCTTTTCAATGGAGCGTCCTGATGTGGTCAGTTGGAGTGATCTTGGCATCCGTCAGGGAATGATGAGATTATATGGACTGAAAACACTGACAAAAGAGCAGTTTGAAAAGTACAGGAAACGCTATTCTCCTTACGGATCGATCGCATCATTGTATCTTTGGAGATTACCTCCTGACCTATAA